The DNA region CACCTGCTGACGCGCGATCTCCAGGCACGCCGCCCAGTCGCCCGCCTTGAGAGCCTTCGCAAATTTCGGCGAGCCGGTGATGTTGGTGCGCTCGCCAACGACGAGAAAGTTTGAGCCAGAGGTTTTGTTCACAGTGAGAAAAATTCAGGATGCAGCATTCGCGAGACGCCCGCGCCCGCCGCAAACGTGACCAGCGTCGCCAGCACAACCAACACATAAGTGAGCCGCAGATCGCCCGCGTCCGCCCCCGCCGGATCGCCCGGATCGCCCAGCCACACATCCGCGACGAGCACGCCGTTCTTATAAATCGGCCCGATCAACCGCCGCTGAATCGCCCCCGCCGTCGCGGCCTCGGGCCAGCCGCTATTCGGCCCCGGCACCAGCGCATGCCCCGCAACCGCCGCTCGCCAAGCCTTGCGCGCCGAGCACCCCGGCACGACCGCACCGAGACCGCTGATCAACACCGCGCTCCAACGCGCCCAGAGAAAATTCGCCACATCATCCAGCCGCGCCCCGCACCACCCAAAGCGCAGATAACGCTCGGTCTTATAACCCACCATGCTGTCCATCGTGCTCACGATTTTGAACACCACCGCTCCCAGCGGCCCAAACGCCACCGCATAAACCAGAGGCGACAACACGCCATCAACGAGGTTCTCGCTCAAGCTCTCCACCGCAGCGCGCCCACACGCCCGCGCATCCATCTTGTCCGTATCGCGCCCCACCAACATCGCAATCGCCGTCCGCGCACTCTCTGCATCGTCCCTCTTCACCGCCCGCGCAACGCGTTCACCGTGCGCGATCAAATCCCGCAGCGCAAAACACGCCCACAACACCACCCCCGCCACCACATCCAGCACCCACGGATGCACCGCCGCAGCTCCCCCAAGTAACGCCACACACACCGGCACCACCATCGCGATCAGCAGCAAAAACAAGATCACTCCACCCGCATACCCATTCGCACCCACGCGAAATAACACCCGCTCATACGCACTCAGCAAATTCCCGAGCAACCGTATCGGATGCCACCGAAACACCGGATCGCCAATCAACGCATCCAGCCCCAGCCCGATCGCTGCCCACAGCAAAAACCGCGGCTCAAAAAATCCAGTCACCGCATCAAGCGTCTGCAGCACCACGTTCATCCGCGTCCTCCAAGATAAGTCGCATCACCATCACCGTGCTTAGGCGACATCACACCATCCACTCGTCTCCACTTCAACCGCCACCCCGCGACCATCGCCGCAGCGACGATCTCCGTCACCACTCTACTCGCCACCCACGCCTCCGCCCCTTCGCGCCCTTCGCCCCTTCGCGAAAAAAACGCTTTCGTCGCCAGCGCGCCGCGCACCTCCGCAAACGCCTCCGCTTTCGCCGCGAGCCCGACCGCCAGCAACGCCGCCTGATTCAGCAACGCCTCATGCGCGACAGAACTCCCAAGCGTCCCGAACTGCACGCGATCCAGCACCGCCGCGATCGCATACGCCGCCGCCGAAACCTGCGGCTCATGAATCACCGCCTGCCAGTTCGCCACGAACAGCTCGAACTCATCACTAGAAAACCGTTTTGCGATCAGCTCCTTTAACACCGCCTCCTTCACACCAAACCGTCCCAGCGCGTGGAAAATCGACCGCGTGTAACTCGCCTCCAACCCATTCTGCCAGCGCAACGCCTCCAGCGTCGCCGCCCGCACTGCATCCCCGATCAACTTTCCCGCCTTCGTATGCTGCCCCGTCCACGTGCGAAGCGTCGCCCCACTCTGCGGCGTCGCCAGCGCATACTGATCCGTGCCCGTACCCGTCGCCAGCCGCGTAGAATATTTGCTCCCGATGGCCAGCTCCAGCAAAGCACTCGTCTTCGCCTCCGTCATCGTCACCACCGCCCGCGCCAGCGCCGTCGCATTCAGCGGCGACGAAAACAACAGCAGCGTGTTGATCGTGCCGTGCGCCACGCCCGCAGGCTTCAACGCCACATCAGATCCATCACGTCGCAACTCACACGTCTCCGCCTTCTCCGACGTCTTCACCCACGCACCATTCACCTCGTCGTAATGCGCCGGATCGCCCGCGCTTCCCGCGTTGCCGCTCACACCCGCAGTCACGATCGCCGTCACCGACAAATCCGCCCACGTGCGCGTCGCCACACCAAGATACTGCATGTTCGCCGCCGTCCCCATCACCGCCGTTTCCTCCGGCTTCAATCCCAGCTCCGCGCACACATGCGCCTGATAGCCCACCGGCCCCAGCCCGTTGATCAAATCCGCCCGCGCCTGATCCTTCGCCCCTTCGCAGCTCTGGTGATTCACCAAAAACCGCACATCGCTCCGCGTCCCGCCATTCCACGCGCATGTGCTCATCACCAACGCCGGCTCCCTCAACGCCACCACGACATGACGCCCGCG from Nibricoccus aquaticus includes:
- the cbiB gene encoding adenosylcobinamide-phosphate synthase CbiB, with translation MNVVLQTLDAVTGFFEPRFLLWAAIGLGLDALIGDPVFRWHPIRLLGNLLSAYERVLFRVGANGYAGGVILFLLLIAMVVPVCVALLGGAAAVHPWVLDVVAGVVLWACFALRDLIAHGERVARAVKRDDAESARTAIAMLVGRDTDKMDARACGRAAVESLSENLVDGVLSPLVYAVAFGPLGAVVFKIVSTMDSMVGYKTERYLRFGWCGARLDDVANFLWARWSAVLISGLGAVVPGCSARKAWRAAVAGHALVPGPNSGWPEAATAGAIQRRLIGPIYKNGVLVADVWLGDPGDPAGADAGDLRLTYVLVVLATLVTFAAGAGVSRMLHPEFFSL
- a CDS encoding adenosylcobinamide amidohydrolase, which produces MSEFFSDVPVFESSFAAVTRRGRHVVVALREPALVMSTCAWNGGTRSDVRFLVNHQSCEGAKDQARADLINGLGPVGYQAHVCAELGLKPEETAVMGTAANMQYLGVATRTWADLSVTAIVTAGVSGNAGSAGDPAHYDEVNGAWVKTSEKAETCELRRDGSDVALKPAGVAHGTINTLLLFSSPLNATALARAVVTMTEAKTSALLELAIGSKYSTRLATGTGTDQYALATPQSGATLRTWTGQHTKAGKLIGDAVRAATLEALRWQNGLEASYTRSIFHALGRFGVKEAVLKELIAKRFSSDEFELFVANWQAVIHEPQVSAAAYAIAAVLDRVQFGTLGSSVAHEALLNQAALLAVGLAAKAEAFAEVRGALATKAFFSRRGEGREGAEAWVASRVVTEIVAAAMVAGWRLKWRRVDGVMSPKHGDGDATYLGGRG